The Legionella spiritensis DNA segment CTCTTGAGCCGTTTATTAAAAAATATAGTGAGTCAACAGAATCACAACCGGACAGCTTAAAACCTTAAGACCGGTTGTGATATACAAATTGTTCCAAAAATGCCTGGATGCCGCGATTTGTTCGCGGCATCCAGGTGTGCGTAGTTCTGAACTTTGAACCACTGGTTCCCGCGAATAAATCGCGGGATGTAGACGTTTTTTAAGAATTAAAACCATGCAAAACTAAATGGAAACAGTACTAGCTACGTTAAAAAGTTAACCGATTTTTCAAGCGTATTTTATGGTTTTCTGTTCGGATAGTTGCTCATTCGTTGCATAACAACCACCGATTAATAACGTCGCACCGCTCAGGAGCAGGGCGATACCGGTGGCCAATAACGCAATGCTCAAGGTGGTGCCTAAAGGAAAAACGGCGGCGACGGCAAGCGCGCCTGCGAGAGCCTGTCCCGCGCCCAGGAATAATCCCGACGTCCCGGTGACTTTTAATGTCGCCGGCAGACAAGTGGAATGAGAGGATTGTATCGGAGACGATAGCAAGCGGTTTTTTTCACCCGTATGGTTTTTTCTCGTTTGAAAGAGCCTATCCGGATAATTGACGGGGGTTGATGGATGTATCGCGTTGCTTTGTGTTTCGTTGTGTTTGTCATCCGAACGGGAAACCACGGGTTGCGGCAACAAAGCCGCCAACTCGTCGCCAAGAGGTTGGTTTGTTTTTCTTTGGTACACCTGACCTGTGGCCGCCAGAGAGGCTAAATTGGCCAGTCCGTGAAGCCAGCAGGTGCTTGAGCCGGAAGGCTGCTCGGGGCCGGCTGTAAATGTTATTTTATGATTAGGGATGCTCTTTAAAAACTCATTATGCCGGCGATCCTGGCCGGCGGTTATGCCGTGACCGGAAGAATTTGTCCTGGAATCGGTCATAACAATACGTGCTATCTCCGTGCCGTCGTTGTTAAGTTCCGCATAAATGGCGTGCCAGTGGGCTCGTTGACCATTGGAATAACACCGCAAATGAGAGAATCGGGCGTTGGGTATTCCAAAGTGTGACGTGAGTGATTCCGCAAACAGATCGGGTTGGTTCATAATGGAGGCCAACTGGGTATCAAAGGAATCGACGCTAAAGAATGTCTCCGGGGAACGGGAGATGGTGGTTGGTTGTAACGCTTTGGTTAATTGCAGGAACAGACCACCAAGACAAGCCTGAACACTGGCGTTACCGGGTAGCACATCATCCAGAGCCAGGGGTGTGTCTTGTTTCATCAGTTCCAGTAAGGGATTCATGGTAATACCCGCAAGGTAGTACGGTTTTTAACCGATTATTTTCAATCTACCGCATTTACAAGGAACTGCCTATCAATTTTACATTTTTTTTGTGTTTTTTCGCTTCTGGCGAAACTTTAAAAACACGCCCTAATTTTTGAGCAGTGAGTTGACATGCTGCATTTGCTGGCTAAAGCTGGATTGGGGCTGGGATGTGCAGGGATAGGCTTTGGTGATACCAAGCCAGGCTACCTGGGATATCGTCATTTTATTTTTGTCACTCTGCTGGCTGGAGATCTCACGATAGGTTTGTACAATAATGCCGTTTAAGGTCACCGAATTTAAGGAAACGTCCTTTGGCAGACAAAAAAGAGGCCGGCCCTGACTTTTGGCCAGTTCGTTTGCCTGAAGCAGTGTTTCGGCAATAGTCTCGGTGGTAATGGTTAATACGTTGCGAGCGGAACGGGCCCAGGCCTGGGCTTGAGGATCGGCCTTCATCTCCATTTGCGGAATATTATTAGAAATATTCATGTAATGATCTATGGTGTCCGCATGAGTGAGTGCAGCCGCCAGGAAGAGGAATGAACTGATTAAAAGGCGCATGGTATGTCCTGTATTGTGATCCGAAAGTCCGATTTTGCACAAATAATAAACGATTGCAAGGCTTATAGACTGTACTGATTTTGCCGACAAGAATCAAGATGAAGGGGCTGTTGATATGCAAACGTTCGGCTGCCAATCTCTTTTTTGGATAAAGCAGGTGTACAAAACCTGTGCCGCTTAATGTTTCTTATGGCCGGTTTTGTTTATTGTCGAGGATGTATGGGCAGATAGCTTAAATGGTTACCGGTGTTTTCCAGCCCACATTCTTCATAAGTATTGTCAAGACACAGAAAAAAGTTTTGCGCACCGTGTTTCCTGGCGTCACGCACCGCGGCGTCCATGGTGGTGTAGATGGCCAATTCACGACCGTCATGGAGGTATTCGGTTTTTTTACCCTGAATTAACTCGACCAGATATTGTTGTAAATCGCTGCGGGAATAAATGAGGCCAACGGTTTTGTCGTCGGATAACACTAAAATTTCTTCCCGTGATATATTAGTCATAACAGTGGATCCAGTGAAATATATAGTAATTATAGAACAAGACGGGCAGTGTCCGTATAAAATAAGAACGCAGTCTCCGGGGACTGACAAAATATGGGAAGTCAATGTATGAAAATGATTTTGACGGGATTGGCCGTGATGATTCTCCTTGCGGTATTAGCCGTGTTGATGATGTATTTATTTCCAAAAATAAATTTTCGCGCCATGCCGGAGGGATTGGTGAATGGACGCCAGGATGAGCAAAAGCCTAACTGGGTCAGCAGCCTGGTTGCCCGGAATAACGCGCATTATATTGCGCCTCTCGCGATAAAAAATCTGTCTTCCCTGGCCGAATGTTTGTTAAAACAGGATAAAAATACAACACTTGTCAAGGTGGATGAATCATCTCTTATCGCTTATCGTCAAAGTACCGTGTTTCATTTCACCGACTGGATCGTCATTGACAGCCAAGGACAGGTCAGCGCTTCAGCGACTATGGGGCATTATGATTTCGGCAAGAATCGCCAATGGGTGGAAGCCATTCGGGCTTCGTGTACCTGATGACTGAACACCCGGGAATTATTGAAACACCTGTTTTTCTACAGGCTGATAAGATCACTGCGTCGGCCTGTTTTGGCGCTGTTCCCCCGAACGGATGAATACGGCAAGACAGTTCGGTCATTGATATTCCTTTATGGCGAGGTTTGTGTTTTGATCGCAGGTATTCTTATCAAATTTGGTGAGTCATGCAGGATTTTGCTAATAAAAAAATTGTTCTTGGGATCTGCGGAGGTATTGCCGCTTACAAATCGGCTTACCTGGTTCGGGAACTGACCCGTCTGGGTGCCACGGTGCAAGTGGTTATGACTCGATCCGCACAGGAATTTATTACGCCGCTTACCATGCAGGCGTTGAGCGGACGGGAAGTACGCTGTGATCTGCTGGATACCCAGGCGGAACGTGGTATGGGGCATATTGAACTGGCAAGGTGGGCGGATTATCTGCTGATAGCACCGGCATCGGCGAATTGTCTGGCAAAACTGGCGCATGGGATCGCCAACGATTTATTAAGTACCATCGCCCTGGTTACGGAAGCGCCTGTTGTTGTTTGCCCGGCCATGAATCGCAGCATGTGGGCGCATCCGGCCACCGTTCATAACAGCAAACTTCTTCGCGAGCGTGAGGTCATGCTGGTCGGGCCGGATGAAGGAAGCCAGGCTTGTGGTGAGGAAGGATTCGGCCGTATGAGTGACGTCGAAACGATTATCGCGGCCATGCGCCTGCATTCGGTGCAACATCTGCTTAAAGGCCAGCGGATAATGATTACGGCTGGACCAACCCGTGAAGCGATAGATCCGGTACGCTTTATCAGCAATCACAGTTCCGGAAAAATGGGATACGCCCTGGCTGAAGCCGCCCGTATGGCGGGTGCCGAGGTGATTCTGATTAGCGGGCCAACGGCCTTGGCTCCGCCGGCTGGTGTCAGTTTCTATTCCGTACAATCAGCCAGTGCCATGCACC contains these protein-coding regions:
- a CDS encoding DUF1499 domain-containing protein; its protein translation is MKMILTGLAVMILLAVLAVLMMYLFPKINFRAMPEGLVNGRQDEQKPNWVSSLVARNNAHYIAPLAIKNLSSLAECLLKQDKNTTLVKVDESSLIAYRQSTVFHFTDWIVIDSQGQVSASATMGHYDFGKNRQWVEAIRASCT
- the coaBC gene encoding bifunctional phosphopantothenoylcysteine decarboxylase/phosphopantothenate--cysteine ligase CoaBC: MQDFANKKIVLGICGGIAAYKSAYLVRELTRLGATVQVVMTRSAQEFITPLTMQALSGREVRCDLLDTQAERGMGHIELARWADYLLIAPASANCLAKLAHGIANDLLSTIALVTEAPVVVCPAMNRSMWAHPATVHNSKLLREREVMLVGPDEGSQACGEEGFGRMSDVETIIAAMRLHSVQHLLKGQRIMITAGPTREAIDPVRFISNHSSGKMGYALAEAARMAGAEVILISGPTALAPPAGVSFYSVQSASAMHRQVMTHFKAGMIFIGCAAVADFTVKAACEHKIKKKDKPSLTLNLTANPDIIAEIAASGKASYVVGFAAETSDLLKHAKEKLAAKKMNMIIANQVGEGMGFDKDGNQVTILTAESQTELPLAHKTRLAGQIIAILAATIQNGASIKERI